Sequence from the Synechococcales cyanobacterium T60_A2020_003 genome:
AGCCTTTCTAATATTGAGATTCTGGTGCTGGATGAGTGCGATCGCATGTTGGATATGGGCTTCATCCACGACATCCGCAAAATTCTGGCTAAAGTGCCCCCCTCGCGGCAAACGCTGATGTTCTCCGCCACATTCTCCGCCCCGATCCAGAAACTTGCCCATACCCTCCTCCATGATCCGGTTCAGATTGAAGTCGCATCCCGCAATACAACGGCTGAGCGGGTCGAACAAGTGATTTACCCCGTGGATCGCAACCGCAAGCGGGAGCTACTGTCCTACATGATTGGGTTCCACAACTGGAAGCAGGTGTTGGTCTTTACCCGCACCAAGCACGGAGCCAATAAACTAGCTGAACAGCTAAGCCGAGATGGGCTGAGATCGACCGCGATCCACGGGAATAAGAGCCAAGCGGCACGAATGCGAGCGCTCAAAGATTTTAAGCAGGGTAAGGTTCGTGTATTAGTCGCAACGGATGTCGCGTCTAGGGGATTAGACATTGATCAGCTTCCCCATGTGGTCAATTTTGAGTTACCCGATGTGCCCGAAGACTATGTGCATCGGATTGGACGAACGGGACGGGCTGGGAATGAGGGCAGTGCGGCATCATTGGTGTGTGCGGATGAGTATCCGTTGCTGAAAAGTATTGAAAAGTTACTGAAGCAATCGATTAATCAAGAAATCATTCCAGGCTATGAGCCGACGGCGGCCTTTCCCTCGGCTGAATCCTCAAGTCGTTCATCTCCGAAGCCGGGGCAGAAGCGTAATCGCAACCGCAACCATAATCGCGATCGGTCTAGGGGATCGTCGGGGCAAAAAATGGTATCGGCGGGCGATCGCTCGTCCTGATCGGGAACAGGCTTAAGCCGCAACGACAAAAAACGTTAGAGCGGTGCCACCGTAGACTTTTTGACGACAAATCGTGAGGCGATCGCCCTTTTCTCCACCGATCTCGTCTGGAAACTGTCGTTGGGGAGCATGTTCGACTGCAAGTTCACCAGAGGGAGCGAGCAGACGGAGACGGGCGATCGCCTGAATCGTTGGTTCGTAGACCTCGCTGGCATAGGGGGGATCAAAATAGATCCGGTCAAATTGCTGTCCTGCGAGCAACGGTAAGCGTTTCAGCACGTTTCCCTGGATGACTTGAATGGTTTGATCGGGGTTGGCAACAGTTTGCCAGTTTTCCCGAATAACTCCACAGGCGCGTCCGTTTTGCTCGATACCAATTACGGTAGCCGCTTCCCGGCAGAGCGCTTCTGCCCCCATCGTGCCGTTTCCTGCACATAGATCGAGCCACCGACAGCCTTCAATCTCGCCTTGCCAGATGTTGAACACTGCTTCCCGAACCTTCGCCAGGGTTGGCCGGGTCGCTTGTCCAGATACAGTCTTCAAGGAACGGTTGCCGTAAATCCGCAAGGGCATAGAGAAAAGTGAATAGCGTCTATTGCGTACTTATAGCGCGTTGCGAGGGTCATCAACAAATAGAGTGCAGATCACCCTTGATCCACACTCCGCTCTTTTGATCCTGAATGGTGGAAACCCAGATCCGTTCAACCCTTCTGAGGAATTAGTTTTGGTGCAATCCAACGATAGGCCGCGACACTCACCGATCGCACCCAAGAACCAAAGGCGCGATCGCCCAACGCCCAGCCGTTAATCGCCAAACACACCGTAGCCAAAAACAGCAGAATGAACGTGGGAGCCATCACCACACCCACCAGCCACCACGTCATCACATGCAGCACCATGAGCAGCGCATAAATGTGAGCGGCGATCGCCATTGTGCGGAGTTCAAGCTGAGAACGCAGAAACCCACCCATTAATAGCGTTTGCAAGGTAGCAAACAAATTCGCAGGCACCAAAAACGCGCAAATGGCAATACAGTGGTCTCGCGAAAATTGAAACAGCGGTTCAAACTCAATCAAGAATACGCCTCCCTACTTATCGCCATAGTAAAAGGCGATTTCCTTATCCTTGAGCGGTGGAAACTCTGCATCTAGAAGCTTTTGGTTCAGATCTTCTTGGGATAAATGCTTGGCTCCAATGCGAACAATCCGCGATCGCATCGTGGTCGTCACACCGCTACGCTTGCGCTTCCCTTCTAGAGCCATCACTTCTTTGTAGAGCGACAGTTTTGCAGGCGGAATTGGAGTGCCATCTAGGTCTAGCCCCTGGGCGATCGCTGCATCAACGGCATCGGCTCCGGCTGCTGAAGATGTCGGATTGGTTTCCATTGACATAAAACTACGAGTTCAGACACAAGCATTTACACGGGAATTCTACCAGGAAAACCTGGCGCGATCGCCCATCCGCAACAACCCGCAACAACCCCGGTAGGGTAATCCGCATCCAGACAGGTAGGGGAATCCCGAATCGAGGGTTAGGTGACGGAATGGAGGCGATCGCCCACAATTTAGAGTAATGAACTGGAATTGTAGGGTTCCAGCACAGATTTCGTTACGATGTAACCGCACGCCTGTAATCGACGTTATCGAATACCCAACCGGACAGTAGACCCATGACCACAATCCTCGAACAGGGAAATATTTCGATCCATACCGAGAATATCTTTCCCATTATTAAGAAATGGCTCTATTCCGACCACGAAATCTTTCTACGAGAACTCATCTCTAATGCCGTAGATGCGATCAAGAAACTCAACATGGTATCTCGTCAGGGTGAGTACTCTGGCGATATTAGCGAACCGGAAATCGTTATCAGTCTTGATAAGGAAAATAAGACTCTCTCTGTCAGTGACAATGGCATTGGCATGACGGCAGAGGAGGTTAAGAAATACATTAACCAAGTCGCCTTTTCCAGTGCGGAAGAGTTTGTCCAAAAGTACAAAGACAGTTCCGATCAGCAAATTATTGGTCACTTCGGTTTGGGATTCTATTCCTCCTTTATGGTGGCCTCCCACGTTGAGATCGATACTCTGTCCTACCAAGATGGAGCACAACCCGTTCACTGGTCCTGTGATGGCACCACCCAGTTTGAGCTAAGCGAATCAACCCGGACGGAACGCGGCACGACCGTCACGCTCAAGCTGATGGACGAGGAACTTGATTATCTGGAACCAAGCCGCATCAAGCAACTCGTCACGACCTATTGCGATTTTATGCCCGTTCCCATCAAGCTCGATGGCGAACAGATTAACAAGCAAAAAGCTCCCTGGAAAGAGTCCCCCAGCAACCTCACCGATGAGGACTATCTGGAGTTCTACCGCTATCTCTATCCCTTCCAGGATGATCCCCTCCTGTGGGTACACCTCAACACCGACTATCCCTTTGTCGTTAACGGTATTCTCTACTTTCCAAAGCTGAAGCCGGATCTGGATGTTACCAAGAGCCAAACCAAGCTCTACTGCAACCAAGTCTTCGTTAGCGATAATTGCGAAGAGGTAATGCCTCGCTTCCTATTGCCCATGCGCGGCGTCATCGATAGCGTGGATATTCCTCTCAACGTGTCCCGTAGCTTTCTCCAAAACGATCGCACCGTTCGACAAATTGCCAACTACATTGCCAAGAAAGTGGGCGATCGCCTCAAGGAGCTCTACCGCGACAACCGCAAAGAGTATATTCGCATCTGGCAAGATCTGGGCACCTTCGTTAAGTTCGGTTCCCTCAACGATGACAAGTTTAAGAAACAAGTTGAGGAATTCC
This genomic interval carries:
- a CDS encoding DEAD/DEAH box helicase: MSFQTLGLSTELLRAVSEQGYTSPTPIQTQAIPAVLDGKDVFASAQTGTGKTASFTLPLLQRLSTTPIPHPRSPRALILAPTRELVAQVHDSVQTYGKYLPLRSTAVYGGVAIGPQIKALHRGADIIVATPGRLLDHLEQKTVSLSNIEILVLDECDRMLDMGFIHDIRKILAKVPPSRQTLMFSATFSAPIQKLAHTLLHDPVQIEVASRNTTAERVEQVIYPVDRNRKRELLSYMIGFHNWKQVLVFTRTKHGANKLAEQLSRDGLRSTAIHGNKSQAARMRALKDFKQGKVRVLVATDVASRGLDIDQLPHVVNFELPDVPEDYVHRIGRTGRAGNEGSAASLVCADEYPLLKSIEKLLKQSINQEIIPGYEPTAAFPSAESSSRSSPKPGQKRNRNRNHNRDRSRGSSGQKMVSAGDRSS
- the rsmD gene encoding 16S rRNA (guanine(966)-N(2))-methyltransferase RsmD, whose product is MPLRIYGNRSLKTVSGQATRPTLAKVREAVFNIWQGEIEGCRWLDLCAGNGTMGAEALCREAATVIGIEQNGRACGVIRENWQTVANPDQTIQVIQGNVLKRLPLLAGQQFDRIYFDPPYASEVYEPTIQAIARLRLLAPSGELAVEHAPQRQFPDEIGGEKGDRLTICRQKVYGGTALTFFVVAA
- a CDS encoding DUF4090 family protein, which translates into the protein METNPTSSAAGADAVDAAIAQGLDLDGTPIPPAKLSLYKEVMALEGKRKRSGVTTTMRSRIVRIGAKHLSQEDLNQKLLDAEFPPLKDKEIAFYYGDK
- the htpG gene encoding molecular chaperone HtpG, with amino-acid sequence MTTILEQGNISIHTENIFPIIKKWLYSDHEIFLRELISNAVDAIKKLNMVSRQGEYSGDISEPEIVISLDKENKTLSVSDNGIGMTAEEVKKYINQVAFSSAEEFVQKYKDSSDQQIIGHFGLGFYSSFMVASHVEIDTLSYQDGAQPVHWSCDGTTQFELSESTRTERGTTVTLKLMDEELDYLEPSRIKQLVTTYCDFMPVPIKLDGEQINKQKAPWKESPSNLTDEDYLEFYRYLYPFQDDPLLWVHLNTDYPFVVNGILYFPKLKPDLDVTKSQTKLYCNQVFVSDNCEEVMPRFLLPMRGVIDSVDIPLNVSRSFLQNDRTVRQIANYIAKKVGDRLKELYRDNRKEYIRIWQDLGTFVKFGSLNDDKFKKQVEEFLIYRTTADLGTKSEAKAVQVEVQTEEGDIWQSAEPEASTDADGFYYTTLKEYLERNKERHENRVFYCTDPVAQATYVELHKNQGLEVLFLDSFIDPHFISFLEREYTDVSFSRVDSDLDESLLDKEKDAEIVDPATNKTRSEQIKELFEKALNKPGVTIRTESLKSDDPNTPPAMVLLPEAMRRLRDMTAMFDQSQAAMFPDNHILLVNTSHPLIQNLLNLSQGSIITGEGESPSAQLATMLCNHVYDLALMAQKGFDAEGMKSFVARSNDVLTTLTQR